One genomic window of Mercenaria mercenaria strain notata chromosome 2, MADL_Memer_1, whole genome shotgun sequence includes the following:
- the LOC123564664 gene encoding 40S ribosomal protein S14 has translation MAPRKGKTQKQEEQVTLGPQVKDGENVFGVAHIFASFNDTFVHVTDLSGKETIARVTGGMKVKADRDEASPYAAMLAAQDVAEKCKNLGITALHIKLRATGGNRTKTPGPGAQSALRALARSGMKIGRIEDVTPIPSDSTRRKGGRRGRRL, from the exons ATGGCACCCAGAAAGGGAAAGACCCAAAAGCAAGAAGAGCAGGTCACTTTGGGACCCCAAGTTAAAGATGGGGAAAATGTGTTTGGTGTGGCTCACATATTTGCCAGTTTCAACGACACTTTTGTCCATGTTACAGATCTATCGGGAAA GGAAACTATTGCTCGTGTGACTGGTGGTATGAAAGTGAAGGCTGACAGAGATGAAGCTTCACCATATGCTGCTATGTTGGCAGCCCAAGATGTAGCTGAAAAATGCAAAAACCTTGGAATTACAGCCCTTCACATTAAATTGAGGGCTACTGGAGGAAACAG GACAAAGACCCCAGGACCAGGAGCACAGTCTGCTTTGAGGGCTTTGGCCAGATCCGGAATGAAGATTGGCAGAATCG AGGATGTTACCCCAATTCCCTCAGACAGCACAAGAAGGAAGGGTGGTCGTCGTGGTCGCAGATTGTAA